CCTCCATCCCGGCGCGCGTCTTCTCGGCCTCGACGGTGCGCGACACGGCGGCCCGGTAACCGCCCGGCGCGTACTTGCCGCCGTACATCTGCGTGTACCGAGCGAGCAGGTCGGGGCGGTAGCCTTGAAGGAACCGGGTGAACGAGTCACGGGTCACGGCACCGAGGTGAAGCACGTTGTGGCCGAGGAACTGTGCGCCGTGATCCGCCGCCGCCTCCACGACGGCCCTGAGATTGTCGCGCGAATCCGTGAGGCCCGGCAGGATCGGGGCGAGCAGGATGCCGCAGCGGATCCCCGCGTCGGCCAGGAGGCGGATCGTCCGCAGGCGCTGCACCGGCGGCGCGACACTGGGCTCGATCCGCCGCGCAATGCCGGCGTCGGTCGTGACGAGGCTCACGCACACGGTCGCGCCGGCCCCGGCGGCGAGCCGCCGAAGTACGTCCAGGTCACGGCGGACGAGGGGCGAACGGGTCACGATGCCGACCGGCGTCCGGAACTCGCAGAGCGCTTCCAGGATCCGCCGGGTGATGCGATAGCGCCCCTCGATCGCTTGGTAGGGATCGGTCGCCGTGCCGAGCGCTACCTGGTCCCGCCGCCACGACGGACGTGCAAGCTCGCGCCGGAGCACGTCGGGCGCGTTCACCTTGGCGAAGATCTTGGTCGACCACTGATCGATCCCGTCCTCGTCGAGGAACCAATGCGTGCGGCGGGCATAGCGAAAGGGCAGCCGTGCGCGCACCCCCGGTAGGGATTGATCGACCACTCGAACGGCATGCCCGTGACCCTGTTGATGACTGACTTGACCTCGATCTCGACGATCTCGCGGTGTCTCACGGGCATAATCGTATATGCGAACGTACGTTCGAGTCAAGAGGGGCCGGATGGAGGACGGCAAGGTGGCGCGGAGCGCGTGGGTCCGGTCGACGGCACGGCTCGGGCCCGAGCGGAGAAGCATGCGTGGCGCCTGCCTGTGGCGGCCCGGTCGTGCGTGGGAAACAAAGGGGAACGAAAAACGAGAAGGGGAGCCCGACGCGACTCCCCCTCGTAGCCCGATAGGTGTTGCGCCTTTGATGGCCCTAGGGCTTGTAGCCGGCGGGCCACACGACGAACGTGCCGACCTGCCCGAGCGACGCGTGATTGTACTGCTCGCACAAGAAGTTGACCTGGACCTGAGACTTCGGAACAAACGTGACCTGAGCCGTCTTGCCTTGGTCGACCAGGATGTACTTCCAGCCGTCTTTGGCGATGCCTTCCTTCGCATCGCCGGACACGGTGTAGTCCACCGTCGACCAAAACTGCGAGCCGATGCTGTGCGCCCGGCCGGGATGATCCTTGTCGTCGTTGGTGATTTGGAGCGTCACCCGTTCGCCGACGTTCATCGTGATGACGCTCGGGTCGTACTTGAACGACACCATCGATACCTTGATCACGCGCGTCGGCGGAGTCTGCGCCGACGTCACGAGGCTTGCACCGAACAGCAGCGCCCCCCCGAGGAGCGATGCCATCACCACCCGCGTTCGCAAGAACATCCCTCCTTGAACACGCCGTTTGCCCGATGATAGCAACAGAGCGCGATGGCTCCAAGTAAAAGTCATGTCACGGGGTGACACGCTCTTCACATCTGCCTCGTTCCCGTGCGCGGGCGGTGCGGCGTGCGGGAACGAGGTCCGCATTGGAGCAACCAAAACAAGGGAAGGGGCCCCGGCGGGAGAAATGTTGCCTCCAGAGTCACGGATCCCGTGTGCGTGGGGAGGGGCGATGCCGGACGCTCGCCCAGTCGAAGGGTTCCTATCGTTCCACGGGTTTCGCGTCTGGTACCGCATTGTCGGCGTACGCGAGGATCCCGGCAAGTTCCCGCTGCTGGTGCTGCACGGCGGCCCTGGCGCCGCGCATGACTACCTGGAACCCCTTGAGGCGATCGCCGCCACAGGGCGCCGCGTCGTTCTCTACGACCAGTTGGGGTGCGGGAGATCCGACAAACCGCACAACCCGTCGATGTGGGCCGTGGGACTGTTCGTTGAGGAGATCGGGGTGGTGCGGCGCGTATTGGGATTGACGCGGATCCACCTCCTCGGCCAGTCGTGGGGCGGCATGCTCGCGATGGAGTACGCGGCGACCCGCCCGCCGGGGCTGGCCAGCCTCACCGTCGCCAGCTCCCCGGCGAGCATGCGGCAGTGGGTTGAGGAGGCCAACCGACTGCGAAGCGAGCTCCCGCCGGAGGTGCAGGAGACGCTCCTCCGGCATGAGGCCGCCGGAACGACCCAGGACCAGGCCTACCAGGAGGCGATGCTGGTCTACTACCGCCGCCACGTCTGCCGGGTGAACCCGTGGCCGGACTGCCTGAACCGAACGTTCGCCCAACTGGCGGCTGATCCCGAAGTCTATCACACGATGAACGGGCCGAGCGAGTTCCACGTAATCGGGACGTTGAAGGACTGGACGATCGTGGACCGGCTCGGCGCGATCCGCGTGCCGACGCTGGTCACGTCGGGCCGATACGACGAAGCTACGCCGGCAATTGCCGAGACGATCCACCGAGGCATCGGCGGCTCCGAATGGATCCTCTTCGAGCACAGCTCGCACACCGCGCATATCGAAGAAGCCGAGCGGTATTGCGCGGTCCTGGATCAATTTCTCTCCCGAGTAGAGCAGAGGGGCCCGACCACCGCGCGGTCCGCCGACCGGGCAAGCCCAGGTCCGAGGGATTCAGGGATCTAGATCACATAACGGGGATTCTAAAACCTAGGACCCAGGGATTCCGGGGGTCGGATCATCGTGCCAAAGCGGTTGTGGCACCGCTCATGGTCGAGCGCGGATACGGCCGGATCATCAATGTGTCGTCGGTCACCGGACCGTTCGTGGCGTACGCCGGCGGGAGCGCCTATGCCGCGGCCAAGGCGGGGATGGACGGTCTGACCCGCACGCTCGCCCTGGAACTTGGCCCGCACGGCGTGACGGTCAACTCGGTCGCCCCGGGATGGATCCTGACGAGTCCGACGCCGTCCTCGGTCGTGGTCGACGCAGGACGCTGCACGCCGGTGGGGCGCGCCGGGCGCCCCGAGGAAGTGGCGGCGGTCGTCGCCTTTCTCGCCGCGGAGTCGGCAAGCTATCTGACGGGGCAATCGATCGTGGTCGACGGCGGCAACATCATCCAAGAACACAAAGGTCGCCAAGCGGACGATCGATAGGTCCGCGTTGCCGCCGCGGCGACGGGTCGTCCCGGGACGTACCACGGGGAATCACAGGTGAGCGTCACCGGGCTCGCCGCGGCGTCTGTCTCCGGTCAATTCGTCGAGCGTCCGCAGCCGCGGCATAGGAGACGGAATCAACCACAGGATGCCGGCCACGGCGCCGATCGTCGCGACCCAGAGCGTCGGCCGGAGACCAATGGCGGCACCGAGGAGTCCGCCGACCACCGAGCCGAGCGGGCGGATGCCGTTGTTGACCAAGCTGTACGCGCCCGACACGCGGGCGCGCAGTCGGGCGGGGACCAGGGCCGCAGACATCGACCCATAGCTGATGTCGAGAATCATCACCCCGAGGCCCGATCCGAATCGAGCGGCGAGGAGGCACGCCAGCACGAGGGGGGCGGGCCCGCCGGCCAACGGCACGAGCACCAACGGCAGCGGAAACAGGACGCAGCCGAGCATAAACGTCGGTCCGAAGCCGAGTCGGCCGACGAGGCGCCCCGTCACGATCGAACCGAGCACGGCACCCACCGCCCCCGTGCCGAGCACGAGCCCGAGGATCCCGGGCTGCACGCGGAGCGTCTGCGTCGCGTAGAGCACAAAGAGGGCGGAGAACGCGAAGTTGAAGAAATTGACCGTCGATGTCGCCGCCAGCGCGGCGCGCGCGAACGGCGAGTGCATGATGAAACGCGCACCCGCGATGACCGTCCCCTCCCCTCTCGGTTCGGCCGGCGGCTCGGACGGGGAGATCCTGGCGAGGCAGAACGCCGATACGAGGAACGACAGGGCATCGGCGGCAAGTGCGGCGGGCGCCGAGAAGACCTGCACGAGAAACCCACCGAGGCTCGGGCCGCCGACGAACGACAGCGCGCGGCTGCCGTGAAGGATCGCACTGCCTTCGACGTATCGCTCGCGAGGCACGATCGACACGAAGAGCGTGCTGTAGGCGACGAAGAACACGACGCTCAGCGCCCCGATCAGGAACGCGGTCGCATACAGGTACCCCATCGTCAGCCACCCGGCCCTGTATGCGAGCGGTATCGTCGCAAGCAGCACGACACGACCCAGGTCGGCGGCGATCATCGAGCGGCGGCGTGTTCTGCGCTGGTCGACCCACGCGCCGGCGTGCAGCGAGAACAATAGGTACGGCACCCATCCGGCCGCCGACAGATACCCCATCGCACGCGCGTCGGCGTGAAGCACGAGGACCGCCGCAAGAGGCAGAGCCAGGAGGGTGATCTGATCGCCGAACAACGAGATCACCTGTCCGGCCCAGAAGGTTCGGAACTCGCCGTTTTCGGCAAGGAGCGCGGGAACGAACCTCGGTCCCTGGCCCTTCGAGTGTCCGGGGAGCGACATCGTGGCTCGGCGCTCTATTCCCGAAGTGCGTCTTCGACGGCGCGGCCGGGATCGGGGAGTTCCTGGTGGTCACCGGATGTTGGCTCGGGGTGATCACCCATGTACCGGACGAGGAACACGGGCATCAAGACCATGAACGTGGCGAGGGCAAGGACCCACACAACCGCCGCATGGACCCACTCGGGCACCTGACCCCGCCACTGTGCCAATTCGACGAGGCACCCCAGATATAGGAGCAGGGCCACCGATTGTTGCCATTCCTTCAACGGCCGGCGGGAAGTATCGAGTATGAAGAGCGCGATCAGCAACGCCGCCCACGCCAGCACGTCGGGGAGCGGCATCGACGCTCGGCCTCGCCAGATTAAGTGGACCAAGAGGTACAACCCGATCAGCGTGATAACAAGAGTGTACGGGGTGTCGGGTCGGCGCCGCCTGGGGGTGTCCCGTTGGCGATTCATCGCGAGGGGTGGCGCAAGCGGACCCGGTAGCTCCGGCTTCGCGCGAGTAACGGCGGGCCGATGCGGGCGTCTCGGTGTGGATCGAACGACTCGCCGGCGACCTCGAATCGATCCGCGACAAGCCCGGTTCCTTCGAGCAGCAAGAGAAAGTCCGCCGGCGAGTAGCACCGGACGGTTTCCACCATCGCGTCCTGCTCACACCCGGTCCGCCACCACTTGCTGAGGAACCGGCATGACGCGGGATCGAAGTCATACCTGACCATCACGGATACATCCAACGGCACAGTCCGGACCTCGCCGTCGACCAGCCGCAACACCTCCTCGACATGGCGGCGCTTTCCGGTTTGCGCGGCCCAGAACGCGGGCGAGAACACGTCGAGCAGCATGGCCCCGTGCGCCGCGAGCCACTCCAGTCGGGCGCGCCGCAGCAATCGCCGCTGGTCGGCGTCGCTGCCGACCCCGAAGCCATCCCAGTAGCAGACCACGTCGAACGCCCCCTCGATGGCGGCCGTATAGAAATCCGCCTCGAGCACCGTCAACCGGCCGCGTCGCTGTTCAGCCAGGGCGCCTGCGAAGGCCGCCCGCACCGGGCTAATCTCGACGGCGGTCACGAGGTGGCCGAGATCGGCGATCGCGGCGGCTGTGCCTCCCGCCCCCGCGCCAAGATCGAGGACGCGCTTCCGCCCGCCGCCGCACAGGCGCTCAAGATCCCGGGCCCGGGCCCGGTGTTCGGGGAAGACTCCGGTCGGACCGAACCATGCGCTTCTCGTATCGTAGAAGGCACGTACCCACTCCATCATCTGGACACCCTCTCGGCGGTCAGGCTTCCCTCACCCGAGCGGTGCACCTCACCTTCCGTCCTCCGTTCGGCGAGCGGCCGCCTTCCCCTCGTGGGGCAGCCAAGACGGCACGGTCCGGAATTGGCCGCGTTGGGGAATTCATAAGCTGCTCATGTGGAGGAATCACGCTGGTTTCTTGATGCGGTTGGCAGGATTCGCGTACCGCCCGTCGAATCCGCCGCACCAATTGCAAGCAGGTGGGAGACAGACAAACCAGGAGTCGCGGCATCGCAGGCTAATGCGCCGTAGCAGCCATCGTCGCAGTCAGTGGCACGCGGGGTTGTGGACCTTGGTGGTCCTGTGCCTCGCCACCGGGCCGGCGTTGGCCGGCGGCCCGCCCCTCTGGCCCGGCGTCAAGTCCTCTCGCAGTTGGACCGCTCCGATCGCCCCCGGGGTTCAATATACACACTTCCGCGTCGCCACGTCCAGCGGACCGCTCAGCATCCACCATCTTCGTGTCGATCTGACCAACCCGAGCGTGCGCCTCGGGATGGGGCTCGCCCACGATCAGCTGATCAGCCCGGACGAAACCGTCTCCTCGATGGTCGCTCGCACCGGGGCCGTCGCGGGCGTCAACGGGGATTTCTTCGACATCCGCGACTCCGGAATGCCCCTCAACATCGTGGTCAAGAACGGTGAGTTTCTCCGCAGCCCGGTGGGGCGGGCGGCGCTCGCCATCGACAAAGACGGCGCGGCACGGATCAGCCATTTTCAGTGGGGCGGGTCGGTGTTGTTCCCGTCAACCAACGCGCGATACTGGCTCGCGGGGTTCAACACCGGCGTCGTGCCAGAAGGCATCGTCGCGTTCTCCAACGACCGGGGTTATGGGGCTCCGGTTCCGCCTCCAGGGGTCCGCCAGACGGTGGTCGACCTCGCCCCGGTCCAGCAACAACAACAGGAGGTGGCGCACCCGGTGTTCACGGTGACGGTGTCGGGCCAGCCCGAGCCTCCTGCTCCCGAGACGGCCGCGCAATCCACGCAGTACATGGTCGGGCAGGTGTGGCCGCAGCAGGCCTACTACGCCCCGTTCCCCAAAGGGGTAATGCTGCTGGTCGGCCGCGGGAACGCGGCGGACTGGCTTCAGCAGCACGTCACGGCCGGTATGCCGGTCGAGGTGAACCTTGCGACGACCCCGGATTGGCGAAACCTGCATCTCGCGATCGGCGGCGGGCCGATGTTGGTGCAGAATGGGTATCCGCTCGACGATCCCCACTCGCCGGCCCCACACGAGCGCGACCGCCCGAACCCGGTGCTGGCGGTGGGAATCTCCCGGGACGGTGCCACGATGTTGCTCGTGGCGATCGACGGCCGTCAACCCAAGCTCAGCATGGGTGTGACGCAACCGCAGCTCGCGGCGTACATGCGGTGGCTCGGCGCCTACCAGGCGATGGCGTTCGACAGCGGCGGCTCCGTGACGATGGTGGCGAAGTTCTGGGGCCGCCCGGGCCCCACGGTCGTCAACTCGCCCTCGGACGGACGCGAACGCCCCGTCGGCAACGCACTGTTGATTTTTAGTTCCCCGAACGCGGCGGTGTCGCGGTAGACTGCACCGTCCGTCGCCCGCGTGGTCCTCGGCCCTGAGTCACCGGCACCGCGCCCCACCGGGCCCATCCGGTCGTTTGCGTCCAAGACGCTGGTCTATGCGAAGGTCAACCCGGGAATATCACCTCATGCCCGGGCCGGGAGGCCCGCATCCGACTCCCCGCCCGGTGCGTGAACCTCCTGGGGGGACAGACGCGGAGATGGCCCGGTGATCGTTCGCCTCGCCCGTTTGGGGATGGCGTGCGCCCTGTTCCTTGGCGTTGCGTGCCCCGCTCCAGCTCAGGTGCTGTCGGCCCATCGCGACCTCTACGCGACGTTGGGCACGACGCTCGCGCGGTTCGATGAGCAGCTCGACGCGCGGCCGGCCAGCGCTGCTCCCGTACTCTTCGCCGCAGAGTTGCTCACCGC
The nucleotide sequence above comes from bacterium. Encoded proteins:
- a CDS encoding radical SAM protein encodes the protein MVDQSLPGVRARLPFRYARRTHWFLDEDGIDQWSTKIFAKVNAPDVLRRELARPSWRRDQVALGTATDPYQAIEGRYRITRRILEALCEFRTPVGIVTRSPLVRRDLDVLRRLAAGAGATVCVSLVTTDAGIARRIEPSVAPPVQRLRTIRLLADAGIRCGILLAPILPGLTDSRDNLRAVVEAAADHGAQFLGHNVLHLGAVTRDSFTRFLQGYRPDLLARYTQMYGGKYAPGGYRAAVSRTVEAEKTRAGMEAARYIRRVDAPCQLLLDL
- a CDS encoding proline iminopeptidase-family hydrolase: MPDARPVEGFLSFHGFRVWYRIVGVREDPGKFPLLVLHGGPGAAHDYLEPLEAIAATGRRVVLYDQLGCGRSDKPHNPSMWAVGLFVEEIGVVRRVLGLTRIHLLGQSWGGMLAMEYAATRPPGLASLTVASSPASMRQWVEEANRLRSELPPEVQETLLRHEAAGTTQDQAYQEAMLVYYRRHVCRVNPWPDCLNRTFAQLAADPEVYHTMNGPSEFHVIGTLKDWTIVDRLGAIRVPTLVTSGRYDEATPAIAETIHRGIGGSEWILFEHSSHTAHIEEAERYCAVLDQFLSRVEQRGPTTARSADRASPGPRDSGI
- a CDS encoding SDR family oxidoreductase, encoding MAPLMVERGYGRIINVSSVTGPFVAYAGGSAYAAAKAGMDGLTRTLALELGPHGVTVNSVAPGWILTSPTPSSVVVDAGRCTPVGRAGRPEEVAAVVAFLAAESASYLTGQSIVVDGGNIIQEHKGRQADDR
- a CDS encoding MFS transporter; translation: MSLPGHSKGQGPRFVPALLAENGEFRTFWAGQVISLFGDQITLLALPLAAVLVLHADARAMGYLSAAGWVPYLLFSLHAGAWVDQRRTRRRSMIAADLGRVVLLATIPLAYRAGWLTMGYLYATAFLIGALSVVFFVAYSTLFVSIVPRERYVEGSAILHGSRALSFVGGPSLGGFLVQVFSAPAALAADALSFLVSAFCLARISPSEPPAEPRGEGTVIAGARFIMHSPFARAALAATSTVNFFNFAFSALFVLYATQTLRVQPGILGLVLGTGAVGAVLGSIVTGRLVGRLGFGPTFMLGCVLFPLPLVLVPLAGGPAPLVLACLLAARFGSGLGVMILDISYGSMSAALVPARLRARVSGAYSLVNNGIRPLGSVVGGLLGAAIGLRPTLWVATIGAVAGILWLIPSPMPRLRTLDELTGDRRRGEPGDAHL
- a CDS encoding methyltransferase domain-containing protein, which gives rise to MMEWVRAFYDTRSAWFGPTGVFPEHRARARDLERLCGGGRKRVLDLGAGAGGTAAAIADLGHLVTAVEISPVRAAFAGALAEQRRGRLTVLEADFYTAAIEGAFDVVCYWDGFGVGSDADQRRLLRRARLEWLAAHGAMLLDVFSPAFWAAQTGKRRHVEEVLRLVDGEVRTVPLDVSVMVRYDFDPASCRFLSKWWRTGCEQDAMVETVRCYSPADFLLLLEGTGLVADRFEVAGESFDPHRDARIGPPLLARSRSYRVRLRHPSR
- a CDS encoding phosphodiester glycosidase family protein — protein: MVLCLATGPALAGGPPLWPGVKSSRSWTAPIAPGVQYTHFRVATSSGPLSIHHLRVDLTNPSVRLGMGLAHDQLISPDETVSSMVARTGAVAGVNGDFFDIRDSGMPLNIVVKNGEFLRSPVGRAALAIDKDGAARISHFQWGGSVLFPSTNARYWLAGFNTGVVPEGIVAFSNDRGYGAPVPPPGVRQTVVDLAPVQQQQQEVAHPVFTVTVSGQPEPPAPETAAQSTQYMVGQVWPQQAYYAPFPKGVMLLVGRGNAADWLQQHVTAGMPVEVNLATTPDWRNLHLAIGGGPMLVQNGYPLDDPHSPAPHERDRPNPVLAVGISRDGATMLLVAIDGRQPKLSMGVTQPQLAAYMRWLGAYQAMAFDSGGSVTMVAKFWGRPGPTVVNSPSDGRERPVGNALLIFSSPNAAVSR